One window of the Enterobacter huaxiensis genome contains the following:
- a CDS encoding YhbP family protein, protein METLAAISRWLAKQHVVTWCVYDEGEMWCANAFYVYDPERVAFYVMSEDTTRHAQMTGQQAQVAGTVNGQPKTVALIRGVQFKGEIRRLDGEESDAQRIRYTRRFPVAAVLKAPVWEIRLDELKFTDNTLGFGKKLHWLRPEQA, encoded by the coding sequence ATGGAAACACTGGCCGCCATTAGCCGCTGGCTGGCGAAGCAGCATGTCGTCACCTGGTGCGTCTACGACGAGGGTGAGATGTGGTGTGCAAACGCGTTTTACGTCTACGATCCCGAGCGCGTGGCGTTTTACGTCATGAGTGAAGACACCACGCGGCATGCGCAGATGACGGGTCAGCAGGCACAGGTAGCGGGCACGGTTAACGGCCAGCCGAAAACCGTCGCGCTGATCCGCGGGGTGCAGTTTAAAGGTGAAATTCGCCGCCTGGACGGGGAAGAGAGCGACGCGCAGCGTATACGCTACACGCGTCGCTTCCCGGTTGCGGCTGTGCTAAAGGCCCCGGTGTGGGAAATCCGCCTCGACGAGCTGAAATTTACCGACAACACCCTGGGCTTTGGCAAGAAGCTGCATTGGTTACGTCCCGAGCAGGCGTAG
- a CDS encoding type 1 glutamine amidotransferase domain-containing protein yields MGKKIAVLITDEFEDSEFTSPAEAFRKAGHEVITIDKEAGKTVKGHKGEASVKIDESIDNVSPSDFDALLLPGGHSPDSLRGDERFVTFTRDFVGTGKPVFAICHGPQLLISAEVVRGRKLTAVKPIVIDLKNAGAEFYDQEVVNDKDQLITSRTPDDLPAFNREALRLLGT; encoded by the coding sequence ATGGGCAAGAAAATCGCAGTCTTGATTACCGACGAGTTTGAAGATTCAGAATTCACCTCTCCTGCAGAGGCGTTCCGCAAGGCGGGACATGAGGTCATCACCATTGATAAAGAAGCGGGCAAAACCGTGAAGGGCCACAAGGGCGAAGCCAGCGTGAAGATTGACGAGTCAATTGATAACGTCAGCCCGTCCGATTTCGACGCCCTGCTGTTACCCGGCGGCCATTCACCGGATTCCCTGCGCGGGGATGAGCGCTTCGTTACCTTCACCCGTGACTTTGTCGGCACCGGTAAGCCGGTGTTTGCCATCTGCCACGGCCCGCAGCTGCTGATCAGCGCAGAGGTGGTTCGGGGGCGTAAGCTCACCGCCGTGAAGCCGATCGTTATCGATCTAAAAAATGCGGGGGCCGAGTTTTACGATCAGGAGGTCGTTAACGATAAGGACCAGCTGATCACCAGCCGGACCCCGGACGATCTGCCAGCGTTCAACCGCGAAGCGCTACGCCTGCTCGGGACGTAA
- a CDS encoding NAD(P)H-binding protein: protein MSQVLITGATGLVGDHLLRLLIQDRHVNYIAAPTRRPLSDISGVFNPHDPQLTDALAQVQDPIDIAFCCLGTTRREAGSKEAFVHADYTLVVDTALTAKKLGAKHFLVVSAHGANAGSPFFYNKVKGKMEDALIAQKWERLTIVRPSMLLGHRDERRFNESIFAPLFRILPGNWKSIEARDVARAMLKEALSPSQEGVNIIPSAKLREIAQGEA, encoded by the coding sequence ATGAGCCAGGTTTTGATTACGGGCGCCACCGGGCTGGTGGGCGATCATCTTTTGCGGCTGCTGATTCAGGATCGCCATGTAAACTACATTGCCGCCCCGACGCGTCGCCCGCTGTCGGATATCTCCGGCGTCTTTAACCCGCACGATCCGCAGCTGACGGACGCGCTGGCGCAGGTTCAGGATCCCATCGATATTGCCTTCTGCTGCCTCGGCACAACGCGGCGCGAGGCGGGGAGCAAGGAGGCGTTTGTCCATGCCGACTACACGCTGGTTGTGGATACGGCGCTGACGGCCAAAAAACTCGGTGCGAAGCATTTCCTGGTGGTGAGCGCGCACGGTGCAAATGCCGGCTCGCCTTTCTTCTACAACAAGGTGAAGGGCAAAATGGAGGATGCGCTCATCGCGCAGAAGTGGGAACGCCTGACGATCGTACGCCCCTCGATGCTGCTGGGCCATCGCGACGAGCGCCGGTTTAACGAGTCGATATTCGCGCCGCTGTTCCGGATCCTTCCCGGTAACTGGAAGTCCATCGAGGCGCGGGATGTGGCGCGCGCGATGCTAAAAGAGGCGCTTTCGCCCTCGCAGGAAGGCGTGAA